A part of Peromyscus maniculatus bairdii isolate BWxNUB_F1_BW_parent chromosome 10, HU_Pman_BW_mat_3.1, whole genome shotgun sequence genomic DNA contains:
- the Trmt44 gene encoding putative tRNA (uracil-O(2)-)-methyltransferase isoform X1 has protein sequence MAELGRVPLCDPAALLPTGFWAAVAVWLERPQVANKRLCGARTEARGSAFRPRAQPEKGPRPGQGPGLEGHDAGERGQASPEGEPGLGPRAGREGDVSAADLDSLWDRVSQSLVHDNPEMLAFLSGPALDSQPEAPQKLDLVLRTVIPKASPHCPLTEPKKELVVQDVANGSVTFLPLEEDDEGNLEVKMSNVYQLRLHHSEGEWFISVLIFCPERWHSDGIVYPKPTWLGEELLSKLARWAVENRKSEFKSTLSLVSILRYSRMYQELKEKYRDMVKVWPEVTDPEKFVYEDVAIATYLLILWEEERAEMGVTTKQSFVDLGCGNGLLVHILSNEGHPGRGIDVRRRKIWDMYGPRTQLEEGSITPSDKTLFPGVDWLIGNHSDELTPWIPVIAARSSYTCRFFVLPCCFFDFVGRYRRRQSRKTQYREYLDFVLEVGLSCGFHMEEDCLRIPSTKRVCLIGKSRTYLPSAEVWMDEQRTRYLHSRQGHPQSSPAEGHAPSIPQVAAHDADHQDSHRTFDLEAEGMPDGRAAEGGAAPAPGLWMPGFCPREKAERVRNCAALPRDFIDQVVLQVANLLLDGKKLNTGSSEDGSPKTWNGGGSLSLAEVAAELNPETLQRLKCECGGLQTLLRNSHQVFEVRNGRVHIRDWRQEVQREKPPEAKRSLPAEVFKTRICWFFTHHPDGCPLPAARCPFAHGPEELRPSQPLKKQRQAPSHSLSDL, from the exons ATGGCGGAGTTGGGCAGAGTGCCCCTGTGCGACCCTGCGGCTCTGCTTCCCACGGGCTTCTGGGCCGCCGTGGCCGTGTGGCTGGAGAGGCCGCAGGTGGCCAACAAGCGGCTGTGCGGCGCCCGCACGGAGGCCCGCGGGAGCGCTTTCCGGCCCCGCGCCCAGCCGGAGAAAGGACCACGGCCGGGACAGGGCCCCGGGCTGGAGGGGCATGACGCGGGGGAACGCGGACAAGCTTCTCCCGAGGGAGAGCCAGGGTTAGGACCTAGAGCGGGCCGAGAAGGCGACGTCTCCGCAGCTGACCTGGACTCTCTGTGGGACCGAGTATCTCAAAGCCTCGTCCACGACAATCCGGAAATGCTGGCCTTCCTCTCTGGCCCCGCGTTGGATTCTCAGCCTGAAGCCCCGCAGAAGCTCGACCTGGTTCTCAGAACCGTCATCCCGAAAGCGAGCCCTCACTGCCCGCTTACAGAGCCGAAGAAAGAACTGGTGGTGCAAG ATGTCGCCAATGGTAGTGTCACCTTTTTACCCTTGGAAGAGGATGATGAAGGGAATTTGGAGGTTAAGATGAGCAACGTGTATCAGCTCCGGCTCCATCACAGTGAAGGCGAATG GTTCAtatctgttttaattttctgtcCAGAGAGGTGGCATTCAGATGGCATTGTCTATCCCAAACCTACCTGGCTTGGAGAAGAACTGCTGTCCAAGCTGGCCAGGTGGGCTGTGGAGAACAGGAAGAGTGAATTTAAAAGCACGCTTTCCCTGGTGTCCATCCTGCGCTACAGCAGGATGTACCAGGAGCTCAAAGAGAAGTACAGAGACATGGTAAAG GTTTGGCCTGAAGTAACAGATCCTGAAAAGTTTGTCTATGAAGACGTGGCCATCGCCACATACCTGCTG ATCctatgggaagaggagagggctgAGATGGGAGTCACCACCAAGCAGTCCTTCGTGGACTTGGGGTGCGGAAATGGCCTCCTGGTCCACATCTTAAGCAATGAGGGG CATCCGGGCAGAGGGATTGATGTCCGAAGAAGAAAGATCTGGGACATGTATGGACCCCGAACTCAGCTGGAG GAAGGTTCCATCACCCCAAGTGACAAGACCTTGTTCCCTGGTGTTGACTGGCTGATTGGTAACCATTCTGATGAGCTCACTCCCTGGATCCCTGTCATTGCGGCCAG gtcTTCCTACACCTGCCGGTTCTTCGTCCTGCCCTGCTGTTTCTTTGACTTTGTGGGGCGATACCGCCGGCGGCAGAGCAGGAAGACACAGTACCGAGAATACCTGGACTTCGTGCTGGAGGTGGGGCTTTCCTGTGGCTTCCACATGGAGGAGGACTGCCTCAGGATTCCTTCTACCAAGCGG GTCTGCCTCATTGGGAAATCCAGAACATACCTGCCTTCTGCAGAGGTCTGGATGGATGAGCAGAGGACACGGTACCTCCACAGCAGACAGGGCCACCCCCAGAGCTCACCTGCTGAGGGACACGCACCTTCTATACCCCAGGTTGCTGCCCATGATGCTGATCATCAAGACAGTCACAGGACCTTTGACCTTGAGGCTGAGGGCATGCCTGATGGCCGGGCTGCTGAGGGAGGcgcagccccagccccagggctCTGGATGCCTGGGTTCTGCCCTAGAGAAAAGGCCGAGCGTGTGAGGAATTGTGCTGCCCTCCCTCGAGACTTCATTGACCAAGTGGTTTTACAAGTGGCAAATTTGTTGTTAGATGGAAAGAAGTTAAACACCGGGAGCTCTGAGGACGGGAGTCCGAAGACCTGGAATGGAGGAG GAAGCCTTTCCCTGGCAGAAGTGGCTGCGGAACTGAACCCAGAGACCCTGCAGCGACTGAAGTGCGAGTGTGGAGGCCTACAGACCCTGCTCAGGAACAGCCACCAGGTGTTTGAAG TTAGGAATGGGCGAGTTCACATCCGTGACTGGCGGCAAGAGGTGCAGAGGGAAAAGCCTCCAGAAGCCAAGCGGAGCCTGCCTGCAGAGGTGTTCAAGACGCGCATCTGCTGGTTCTTCACTCACCATCCTGATGGCTGCCCGCTGCCCGCTGCCCGCTGTCCCTTTGCCCATGGCCCCGAGGAGCTGCGCCCGTCTCAGCCcttgaagaagcagaggcaggctccGAGTCACTCCCTCAGTGATCTCTAG
- the Trmt44 gene encoding putative tRNA (uracil-O(2)-)-methyltransferase isoform X2, with the protein MSNVYQLRLHHSEGEWFISVLIFCPERWHSDGIVYPKPTWLGEELLSKLARWAVENRKSEFKSTLSLVSILRYSRMYQELKEKYRDMVKVWPEVTDPEKFVYEDVAIATYLLILWEEERAEMGVTTKQSFVDLGCGNGLLVHILSNEGHPGRGIDVRRRKIWDMYGPRTQLEEGSITPSDKTLFPGVDWLIGNHSDELTPWIPVIAARSSYTCRFFVLPCCFFDFVGRYRRRQSRKTQYREYLDFVLEVGLSCGFHMEEDCLRIPSTKRVCLIGKSRTYLPSAEVWMDEQRTRYLHSRQGHPQSSPAEGHAPSIPQVAAHDADHQDSHRTFDLEAEGMPDGRAAEGGAAPAPGLWMPGFCPREKAERVRNCAALPRDFIDQVVLQVANLLLDGKKLNTGSSEDGSPKTWNGGGSLSLAEVAAELNPETLQRLKCECGGLQTLLRNSHQVFEVRNGRVHIRDWRQEVQREKPPEAKRSLPAEVFKTRICWFFTHHPDGCPLPAARCPFAHGPEELRPSQPLKKQRQAPSHSLSDL; encoded by the exons ATGAGCAACGTGTATCAGCTCCGGCTCCATCACAGTGAAGGCGAATG GTTCAtatctgttttaattttctgtcCAGAGAGGTGGCATTCAGATGGCATTGTCTATCCCAAACCTACCTGGCTTGGAGAAGAACTGCTGTCCAAGCTGGCCAGGTGGGCTGTGGAGAACAGGAAGAGTGAATTTAAAAGCACGCTTTCCCTGGTGTCCATCCTGCGCTACAGCAGGATGTACCAGGAGCTCAAAGAGAAGTACAGAGACATGGTAAAG GTTTGGCCTGAAGTAACAGATCCTGAAAAGTTTGTCTATGAAGACGTGGCCATCGCCACATACCTGCTG ATCctatgggaagaggagagggctgAGATGGGAGTCACCACCAAGCAGTCCTTCGTGGACTTGGGGTGCGGAAATGGCCTCCTGGTCCACATCTTAAGCAATGAGGGG CATCCGGGCAGAGGGATTGATGTCCGAAGAAGAAAGATCTGGGACATGTATGGACCCCGAACTCAGCTGGAG GAAGGTTCCATCACCCCAAGTGACAAGACCTTGTTCCCTGGTGTTGACTGGCTGATTGGTAACCATTCTGATGAGCTCACTCCCTGGATCCCTGTCATTGCGGCCAG gtcTTCCTACACCTGCCGGTTCTTCGTCCTGCCCTGCTGTTTCTTTGACTTTGTGGGGCGATACCGCCGGCGGCAGAGCAGGAAGACACAGTACCGAGAATACCTGGACTTCGTGCTGGAGGTGGGGCTTTCCTGTGGCTTCCACATGGAGGAGGACTGCCTCAGGATTCCTTCTACCAAGCGG GTCTGCCTCATTGGGAAATCCAGAACATACCTGCCTTCTGCAGAGGTCTGGATGGATGAGCAGAGGACACGGTACCTCCACAGCAGACAGGGCCACCCCCAGAGCTCACCTGCTGAGGGACACGCACCTTCTATACCCCAGGTTGCTGCCCATGATGCTGATCATCAAGACAGTCACAGGACCTTTGACCTTGAGGCTGAGGGCATGCCTGATGGCCGGGCTGCTGAGGGAGGcgcagccccagccccagggctCTGGATGCCTGGGTTCTGCCCTAGAGAAAAGGCCGAGCGTGTGAGGAATTGTGCTGCCCTCCCTCGAGACTTCATTGACCAAGTGGTTTTACAAGTGGCAAATTTGTTGTTAGATGGAAAGAAGTTAAACACCGGGAGCTCTGAGGACGGGAGTCCGAAGACCTGGAATGGAGGAG GAAGCCTTTCCCTGGCAGAAGTGGCTGCGGAACTGAACCCAGAGACCCTGCAGCGACTGAAGTGCGAGTGTGGAGGCCTACAGACCCTGCTCAGGAACAGCCACCAGGTGTTTGAAG TTAGGAATGGGCGAGTTCACATCCGTGACTGGCGGCAAGAGGTGCAGAGGGAAAAGCCTCCAGAAGCCAAGCGGAGCCTGCCTGCAGAGGTGTTCAAGACGCGCATCTGCTGGTTCTTCACTCACCATCCTGATGGCTGCCCGCTGCCCGCTGCCCGCTGTCCCTTTGCCCATGGCCCCGAGGAGCTGCGCCCGTCTCAGCCcttgaagaagcagaggcaggctccGAGTCACTCCCTCAGTGATCTCTAG